A portion of the Oncorhynchus gorbuscha isolate QuinsamMale2020 ecotype Even-year linkage group LG07, OgorEven_v1.0, whole genome shotgun sequence genome contains these proteins:
- the cep170aa gene encoding centrosomal protein of 170 kDa isoform X3 — protein MSLTSWFLVSSGGTRHRLPREMIFVGRDDCELMLQSRSVDKQHAVINYELTSDEHKVKDLGSLNGTFVNDVRIQEQMYITLKIDDKLRFGYDTNLFTVVRGEMTVPDEALQHEKFTSQLQLSKKPSNGEPTKSPAKSPPKSPAKTPKSSSCRPAESKAAEGTMEPSAKPAESHKGDDKMAGDIAALHRGTPLYGQPSWWGDGDADDENSFKQETKTCGKKHDSSAADGREPKRSERPREDGLGPEPSYFEIPTKEAQMAEDSIHEIPTKDTEGAAATASAQGHASPHAFTIEFDDTSPGKVTIKDHVSKLTPDHRPRPKKASHSGSKDLSTLQAAMMVSESKVADWLAQNDPPTVRSESTEDSKSIKSDVPVHFKRLKGSKHEDGTQSDSENGIGLRFGNRRLALEERLRVAQGGQGGQGGRTTSNRTSFMIEFYDDDNSRKRRSYSFSQTAPLLGGAAGEALCPTPPSHPKSPSTTTTATDFSKAPLSAALIAGAPTAARVLMKQRSEDQSIGRSSVSTGHQTIEPSPSEEGLRTPRSQGDRDREQEDDQSDKGTYTIELENRNPEEEEARRMIDKVFGVEQNQDPSVSGPVEHQQGEAGKEKKERKKTTETGETEKPSCLPSESVSENPVAVGSSRWVSQWASLSANHTRTDPEGSGAESPAFVHQQREADAFESGVSIRSASSATSSLTERKRRTLPQLPIDDPRAKPGKSLSGLGLHRSEIGEKQDTEPQEKSQVEHKGDGACFTSIEEGDMMKSKQKQTKAPLQASSKPPLRPIGSSEKRSEERRRRAEDRIQHHIKEGVDGGEKSGGKPLVRQGSFTIEKPSGVVPIELIPRIKCGAGVLGRERSDSVGSMDTATLLKDTEAVMAFLEAKLRDENKLDRANRAGSISPESDVDTASTYSQVAGEGEKKAAHQKRRSLSSLHKEKSNLSSTSKTAASTNARERLERKTKTRTDPSRPDVRRSVQPASSRARQPSQDLTDDDQTSSFPISDILSSDQESLYSRSYGRSHFTSTDDLLHSKLEAKSSSKTSSSKSSKTLQAATASSLGKQASLPQPRPTRTSLLRRARLGDTSDTDLPDADRMSVASEVSTTSSTSKPPSGRKGPSRLDMLAQPRRTRLGSISARSDSECTVGRSSTSSPRLSAETALRLGLRSSTPTDNKMAPRMRANSVSKLTEAKSRISPSIHSTPSESPQPEPEPSEEELMASNRWRRLPPEYGSTSEEEFGSNRNSPKPGRTLRPHSVLRGTRLGGSTSSLNSGQVGPGGMVLKHRMREQEEYIKDWTAHSEEIARLFPCVRRISQDLAKDLAILAREIHDVAGEIDSVSSSGTAPSTTVSTAATTPGSAIDTREEVGRTQEGKQKLVDRVFDESLNFRKIPPMVQNKAPEINGRPVELRPRAPDSLDSHSALRRRTWNRDEAVVDSLLLTSVSQLSAKIRQSVDKTAGKIRILFKDKDRNWDEIESKLRSESDIPLLKTSNKISSILVELKRVEKQLQVINVMVDPDGTLDALSSLGLTSPLTPKPTPGSQGPQEALPGPTASARGNTASSAPTEGSGSGSARDLGGLQFNRIHPSGEESAIPQK, from the exons ACATTTGTGAATGATGTTCGAATCCAAGAGCAGATGTATATCACTTTGAAGATCGATGACAAGTTAAGGTTTGGATATG ATACCAACCTGTTCACGGTGGTGCGAGGCGAGATGACTGTCCCAGACGAGGCTCTGCAG CATGAGAAGTTCACCAGCCAGCTCCAGCTGAGTAAGAAGCCCTCCAACGGTGAGCCCACCAAGTCACCTGCCAAATCTCCTCCCAAGTCTCCTGCTAAGACCCCCAAGTCCTCCAGCTGCAGACCAGCCGAGAGCAAGGCAGCCGAGGGGACCATGGAGCCATCAGCCAAACCTGCCGAATCACACAAGGGAGATGACAAGATGGCAG GGGACATAGCAGCATTGCACCGGGGAACCCCTCTGTATGGACAGCCATCTTGGTGGGGGGATGGGGACGCAGACGATGAGAACTCCTTCAAGCAGGAGACCAAGACGTGCGGGAAGAAGCATGACAGCTCTGCGGCAG ACGGCAGAGAGCCTAAGAGGAGTGAGAGGCCTAGGGAGGACGGCCTGGGCCCCGAGCCGAGCTACTTTGAGATACCCACCAAGGAGGCTCAGATGGCCGAGGACAGCATTCATGAGATCCCCACCAAAGACACTGAGGGGGCTGCTGCTACCGCCAGCGCTCAGGGCCACGCCTCACCTCATGCCTTCACAATCGAGTTTGACGACACCTCCCCTGGCAAGGTCACGATCAAGGACCACGTGTCCAAGCTGACTCCAGACCACCGGCCCCGGCCTAAGAAGGCCTCCCATTCAGGCAGCAAGGACCTCAGCACCCTGCAGGCCGCCATGATGGTCTCTGAGAGCAAGGTGGCTGATTGGCTGGCCCAGAACGACCCCCCTACGGTGCGCAGTGAGTCCACGGAGGACAGCAAAAGCATCAAGAGTGATGTCCCTGTCCACTTCAAGAGGCTCAAAG GCAGCAAGCATGAGGATGGCACCCAGAGCGACTCCGAGAACGGAATTGGTCTGCGCTTCGGCAACCGGAGGCTGGCTTTGGAGGAGAGGCTGAGGGTGGCGCAGGGAGGACAGGGGGGTCAGGGGGGCCGGACCACCAGCAACAGGACCTCCTTCATGATCGAGTTCTACGATGATGACAACTCCCGCAAGCGACGATCCTACTCCTTCTCGCAGACTGCACCGCTGCTTGGGGGCGCGGCCGGGGAGGCTCTGTGCCCCACGCCCCCCTCCCACCCTAAGTCCCCATCTACCACAACCACAGCCACAGACTTCAGCAAGGCCCCGTTATCAGCGGCCCTGATAGCGGGTGCCCCCACGGCCGCCCGGGTCCTGATGAAGCAGAGGTCTGAGGACCAGAGCATAGGAAGGAGCTCGGTCAGTACAGGTCACCAGACAATTGAGCCCAGCCCCAGTGAGGAGGGTTTGAGGACCCCTCGGTCTcaaggggacagggacagggagcaGGAGGATGACCAGAGCGATAAGGGAACCTACACCATTGAGCTGGAGAACCGCaaccctgaggaggaggaggccagaCGCATGATAGACAAG GTGTTTGGGGTGGAGCAGAACCAGGATCCGTCTGTCTCAGGGCCAGTAGAACACCAACAGGGAGAAGcagggaaggagaagaaggagaggaagaagaccaCAGAGACGGGAGAAACTGAAAAACCAAGCTGCCTTCCATCTGAG agTGTGTCTGAGAACCCGGTGGCAGTGGGCAGTAGTCGCTGGGTGTCTCAGTGGGCCAGTCTATCTGCTAACCACACCAGGACTGACCCAGAAGGGTCTGGGGCTGAGTCACCTGCCTTCGTCCATCAGCAGAGAG AAGCGGATGCCTTTGAGTCGGGCGTGTCCATCCGAAGCGCCAGCTCTGCCACCTCCAGTCTCACAGAGCGCAAACGCAGGACCCTCCCCCAGCTCCCTATCGACGACCCCCGGGCTAAGCCAGGGAAGAGCTTGTCCGGCCTAGGCCTGCATCGCTCAGAGATCGGAGAGAAACAGGACACGGAGCCCCAGGAGAAGAGCCAGGTGGAGCATAAAGGAGACGGGGCGTGCTTTACCTCCATAGAGGAGGGGGATATGATGAAGAGCAAACAGAAACAGACCAAGGCCCCGCTACAGGCCTCCTCCAAGCCCCCTCTTAGACCTATAGGCAGCAGTGAGAAGAGGTCCGAGGAGAGAAGGAGGCGGGCGGAGGACAGGATTCAGCACCACATCAAAGAAGGAGTGGACGGGGGGGAGAAGTCAGGGGGCAAACCTTTGGTTCGCCAGGGCAGTTTCACCATCGAGAAGCCCAGTGGTGTGGTGCCAATTGAGCTGATCCCCCGGATCAAATGTGGTGCTGGTGTCCTGGGCCGCGAGCGCAGCGACTCTGTGGGCAGCATGGACACAGCCACCCTGCTGAAGGACACAGAGGCTGTCATGGCCTTCCTAGAGGCCAAGCTGAGGGATGAGAACAAGCTGGACAGAGCCAACCGGGCAGGTTCCATCTCCCCCGAGTCAGACGTGGACACGGCCAGCACCTATAGCCAGgtggcaggggagggagagaagaaagcagCCCACCAGAAACGCCGCTCCCTAAGCAGCCTGCACAAGGAGAAGAGCAACCTGAGCTCAACCTCCAAAACCGCTGCCAGCACCAACGCCCGCGAGCGCCTGGAGAgaaagaccaagaccagaactgATCCCAGCCGGCCAGATGTCCGCCGCTCCGTCCAGCCTGCCTCCTCGCGGGCACGCCAACCATCCCAGGACCTCACGGATGACGATCAGACCTCGTCTTTCCCCATCTCCGACATCCTCTCCTCTGACCAGGAGAGTTTGTATAGTCGCTCGTACGGCCGCAGCCACTTCACCTCTACGGATGACCTGCTACATTCAAAACTGGAGGCCAAATCCAGCAGCAAGACCAGCTCCAGTAAGTCCAGTAAGACCCTCCAGGCCGCCACAGCTTCCTCTCTGGGGAAACAGGCCTCTCTGCCCCAGCCACGGCCTACCAGAACGTCCCTGCTCCGCCGGGCCCGGCTGGGGGACACGTCCGACACGGACCTGCCTGATGCAGACAGGATGTCTGTCGCCTCCGAGGTGTCCACCACCAGTTCCACATCCAAGCCTCCGTCTGGTCGTAAAGGCCCCTCGCGGCTGGACATGCTGGCACAGCCCAGGAGGACGCGGCTGGGCTCCATCTCGGCCCGTAGTGACTCAGAGTGTACTGTGGGCCGGAGCAGCACCTCCTCCCCTCGCCTGTCTGCAGAGACCGCCCTGCGTCTGGGACTCCGCTCCTCCACCCCCACCGACAACAAAATGGCTCCTCGCATGAGGGCCAACAGTGTGTCCAAGCTGACCGAGGCCAAGTCCAGAATCAGCCCCTCCATCCACAGCACTCCCTCAG AGAGCCctcagcctgagcctgagccttcAGAGGAGGAGCTCATGG CCTCTAACAGGTGGAGACGGCTGCCCCCAGAGTACGGATCCACCTCAGAGGAGGAGTTTGGCTCCAACAGGAACTCTCCCAAACCTGGGCGCACTCTGCGCCCCCACTCGGTCCTGAGGGGTACCAGACTAGGGGGCTCCACCAGCAGCCTTAACTCTGGTCAGGTTGGCCCTGGAGGCATGGTCCTCAAACACCGCATgagagagcaggaggagtacATCAAGGACTGGACTGCTCACAGCGAGGAGATTGCCAG GTTATTTCCCTGTGTGCGTAGGATCAGTCAAGACCTGGCCAAGGACCTGGCCATCCTCGCCCGGGAGATCCACGACGTGGCCGGAGAGATCGACTCGGTCAGCTCCTCTGGAACGGCTCCCAGCACCACGGTTAGCACCGCCGCCACGACGCCCGGCTCCGCCATCGATACCCGCGAAGAGGTAGGCCGCACGCAGGAGGGCAAGCAAAAG CTGGTTGACCGTGTGTTTGACGAGAGCCTCAACTTCAGGAAGATCCCTCCCATGGTGCAGAACAAGGCCCCTGAGATAAACGGACGCCCTGTGGAGCTCCGTCCCCGCGCCCCAGACAGCCTGGACTCCCACTCTGCCCTCCGCAGACGCACATGGAACAGGGATGAGGCGGTGGTGGACAGTCTGCTGCTCACATCTGTCTCTCAGCTGTCAGCTAAAATCAGGCAGTCTGTTGACAAAACAGCAGGAAAAATACG AATATTGTTCAAAGACAAGGACAGGAATTGGGATGAGATTGAGAGCAAACTCCGATCTGAGAGCGACATACCACTTCTAAAAACGTCTAACAAG ATCTCCTCTATCCTCGTGGAGCTGAAGAGAGTGGAGAAGCAGCTACAAG TGATAAATGTAATGGTGGATCCTGACGGCACCCTGGATGCCCTGAGCAGCCTTGGCCTGACTAGCCCCCTTACACCCAAGCCCACTCCTGGTTCTCAGGGGCCCCAGGAGGCCCTCCCAGGCCCCACAGCCTCAGCCAGGGGCAACACAGCCTCCTCAGCCCCCACTGaggggtcagggtctgggtcagccAGAGACCTGGGAGGCCTGCAATTCAACCGCATCCACCCCAGTGGAGAAGAGAGTGCCATCCCCCAGAAGTGA
- the cep170aa gene encoding centrosomal protein of 170 kDa isoform X5 produces the protein MSLTSWFLVSSGGTRHRLPREMIFVGRDDCELMLQSRSVDKQHAVINYELTSDEHKVKDLGSLNGTFVNDVRIQEQMYITLKIDDKLRFGYDTNLFTVVRGEMTVPDEALQHEKFTSQLQLSKKPSNGEPTKSPAKSPPKSPAKTPKSSSCRPAESKAAEGTMEPSAKPAESHKGDDKMAGDIAALHRGTPLYGQPSWWGDGDADDENSFKQETKTCGKKHDSSAADGREPKRSERPREDGLGPEPSYFEIPTKEAQMAEDSIHEIPTKDTEGAAATASAQGHASPHAFTIEFDDTSPGKVTIKDHVSKLTPDHRPRPKKASHSGSKDLSTLQAAMMVSESKVADWLAQNDPPTVRSESTEDSKSIKSDVPVHFKRLKGSKHEDGTQSDSENGIGLRFGNRRLALEERLRVAQGGQGGQGGRTTSNRTSFMIEFYDDDNSRKRRSYSFSQTAPLLGGAAGEALCPTPPSHPKSPSTTTTATDFSKAPLSAALIAGAPTAARVLMKQRSEDQSIGRSSVSTGHQTIEPSPSEEGLRTPRSQGDRDREQEDDQSDKGTYTIELENRNPEEEEARRMIDKVFGVEQNQDPSVSGPVEHQQGEAGKEKKERKKTTETGETEKPSCLPSESVSENPVAVGSSRWVSQWASLSANHTRTDPEGSGAESPAFVHQQREADAFESGVSIRSASSATSSLTERKRRTLPQLPIDDPRAKPGKSLSGLGLHRSEIGEKQDTEPQEKSQVEHKGDGACFTSIEEGDMMKSKQKQTKAPLQASSKPPLRPIGSSEKRSEERRRRAEDRIQHHIKEGVDGGEKSGGKPLVRQGSFTIEKPSGVVPIELIPRIKCGAGVLGRERSDSVGSMDTATLLKDTEAVMAFLEAKLRDENKLDRANRAGSISPESDVDTASTYSQVAGEGEKKAAHQKRRSLSSLHKEKSNLSSTSKTAASTNARERLERKTKTRTDPSRPDVRRSVQPASSRARQPSQDLTDDDQTSSFPISDILSSDQESLYSRSYGRSHFTSTDDLLHSKLEAKSSSKTSSSKSSKTLQAATASSLGKQASLPQPRPTRTSLLRRARLGDTSDTDLPDADRMSVASEVSTTSSTSKPPSGRKGPSRLDMLAQPRRTRLGSISARSDSECTVGRSSTSSPRLSAETALRLGLRSSTPTDNKMAPRMRANSVSKLTEAKSRISPSIHSTPSESPQPEPEPSEEELMASNRWRRLPPEYGSTSEEEFGSNRNSPKPGRTLRPHSVLRGTRLGGSTSSLNSGQVGPGGMVLKHRMREQEEYIKDWTAHSEEIARLFPCVRRISQDLAKDLAILAREIHDVAGEIDSVSSSGTAPSTTVSTAATTPGSAIDTREELVDRVFDESLNFRKIPPMVQNKAPEINGRPVELRPRAPDSLDSHSALRRRTWNRDEAVVDSLLLTSVSQLSAKIRQSVDKTAGKIRILFKDKDRNWDEIESKLRSESDIPLLKTSNKQISSILVELKRVEKQLQVINVMVDPDGTLDALSSLGLTSPLTPKPTPGSQGPQEALPGPTASARGNTASSAPTEGSGSGSARDLGGLQFNRIHPSGEESAIPQK, from the exons ACATTTGTGAATGATGTTCGAATCCAAGAGCAGATGTATATCACTTTGAAGATCGATGACAAGTTAAGGTTTGGATATG ATACCAACCTGTTCACGGTGGTGCGAGGCGAGATGACTGTCCCAGACGAGGCTCTGCAG CATGAGAAGTTCACCAGCCAGCTCCAGCTGAGTAAGAAGCCCTCCAACGGTGAGCCCACCAAGTCACCTGCCAAATCTCCTCCCAAGTCTCCTGCTAAGACCCCCAAGTCCTCCAGCTGCAGACCAGCCGAGAGCAAGGCAGCCGAGGGGACCATGGAGCCATCAGCCAAACCTGCCGAATCACACAAGGGAGATGACAAGATGGCAG GGGACATAGCAGCATTGCACCGGGGAACCCCTCTGTATGGACAGCCATCTTGGTGGGGGGATGGGGACGCAGACGATGAGAACTCCTTCAAGCAGGAGACCAAGACGTGCGGGAAGAAGCATGACAGCTCTGCGGCAG ACGGCAGAGAGCCTAAGAGGAGTGAGAGGCCTAGGGAGGACGGCCTGGGCCCCGAGCCGAGCTACTTTGAGATACCCACCAAGGAGGCTCAGATGGCCGAGGACAGCATTCATGAGATCCCCACCAAAGACACTGAGGGGGCTGCTGCTACCGCCAGCGCTCAGGGCCACGCCTCACCTCATGCCTTCACAATCGAGTTTGACGACACCTCCCCTGGCAAGGTCACGATCAAGGACCACGTGTCCAAGCTGACTCCAGACCACCGGCCCCGGCCTAAGAAGGCCTCCCATTCAGGCAGCAAGGACCTCAGCACCCTGCAGGCCGCCATGATGGTCTCTGAGAGCAAGGTGGCTGATTGGCTGGCCCAGAACGACCCCCCTACGGTGCGCAGTGAGTCCACGGAGGACAGCAAAAGCATCAAGAGTGATGTCCCTGTCCACTTCAAGAGGCTCAAAG GCAGCAAGCATGAGGATGGCACCCAGAGCGACTCCGAGAACGGAATTGGTCTGCGCTTCGGCAACCGGAGGCTGGCTTTGGAGGAGAGGCTGAGGGTGGCGCAGGGAGGACAGGGGGGTCAGGGGGGCCGGACCACCAGCAACAGGACCTCCTTCATGATCGAGTTCTACGATGATGACAACTCCCGCAAGCGACGATCCTACTCCTTCTCGCAGACTGCACCGCTGCTTGGGGGCGCGGCCGGGGAGGCTCTGTGCCCCACGCCCCCCTCCCACCCTAAGTCCCCATCTACCACAACCACAGCCACAGACTTCAGCAAGGCCCCGTTATCAGCGGCCCTGATAGCGGGTGCCCCCACGGCCGCCCGGGTCCTGATGAAGCAGAGGTCTGAGGACCAGAGCATAGGAAGGAGCTCGGTCAGTACAGGTCACCAGACAATTGAGCCCAGCCCCAGTGAGGAGGGTTTGAGGACCCCTCGGTCTcaaggggacagggacagggagcaGGAGGATGACCAGAGCGATAAGGGAACCTACACCATTGAGCTGGAGAACCGCaaccctgaggaggaggaggccagaCGCATGATAGACAAG GTGTTTGGGGTGGAGCAGAACCAGGATCCGTCTGTCTCAGGGCCAGTAGAACACCAACAGGGAGAAGcagggaaggagaagaaggagaggaagaagaccaCAGAGACGGGAGAAACTGAAAAACCAAGCTGCCTTCCATCTGAG agTGTGTCTGAGAACCCGGTGGCAGTGGGCAGTAGTCGCTGGGTGTCTCAGTGGGCCAGTCTATCTGCTAACCACACCAGGACTGACCCAGAAGGGTCTGGGGCTGAGTCACCTGCCTTCGTCCATCAGCAGAGAG AAGCGGATGCCTTTGAGTCGGGCGTGTCCATCCGAAGCGCCAGCTCTGCCACCTCCAGTCTCACAGAGCGCAAACGCAGGACCCTCCCCCAGCTCCCTATCGACGACCCCCGGGCTAAGCCAGGGAAGAGCTTGTCCGGCCTAGGCCTGCATCGCTCAGAGATCGGAGAGAAACAGGACACGGAGCCCCAGGAGAAGAGCCAGGTGGAGCATAAAGGAGACGGGGCGTGCTTTACCTCCATAGAGGAGGGGGATATGATGAAGAGCAAACAGAAACAGACCAAGGCCCCGCTACAGGCCTCCTCCAAGCCCCCTCTTAGACCTATAGGCAGCAGTGAGAAGAGGTCCGAGGAGAGAAGGAGGCGGGCGGAGGACAGGATTCAGCACCACATCAAAGAAGGAGTGGACGGGGGGGAGAAGTCAGGGGGCAAACCTTTGGTTCGCCAGGGCAGTTTCACCATCGAGAAGCCCAGTGGTGTGGTGCCAATTGAGCTGATCCCCCGGATCAAATGTGGTGCTGGTGTCCTGGGCCGCGAGCGCAGCGACTCTGTGGGCAGCATGGACACAGCCACCCTGCTGAAGGACACAGAGGCTGTCATGGCCTTCCTAGAGGCCAAGCTGAGGGATGAGAACAAGCTGGACAGAGCCAACCGGGCAGGTTCCATCTCCCCCGAGTCAGACGTGGACACGGCCAGCACCTATAGCCAGgtggcaggggagggagagaagaaagcagCCCACCAGAAACGCCGCTCCCTAAGCAGCCTGCACAAGGAGAAGAGCAACCTGAGCTCAACCTCCAAAACCGCTGCCAGCACCAACGCCCGCGAGCGCCTGGAGAgaaagaccaagaccagaactgATCCCAGCCGGCCAGATGTCCGCCGCTCCGTCCAGCCTGCCTCCTCGCGGGCACGCCAACCATCCCAGGACCTCACGGATGACGATCAGACCTCGTCTTTCCCCATCTCCGACATCCTCTCCTCTGACCAGGAGAGTTTGTATAGTCGCTCGTACGGCCGCAGCCACTTCACCTCTACGGATGACCTGCTACATTCAAAACTGGAGGCCAAATCCAGCAGCAAGACCAGCTCCAGTAAGTCCAGTAAGACCCTCCAGGCCGCCACAGCTTCCTCTCTGGGGAAACAGGCCTCTCTGCCCCAGCCACGGCCTACCAGAACGTCCCTGCTCCGCCGGGCCCGGCTGGGGGACACGTCCGACACGGACCTGCCTGATGCAGACAGGATGTCTGTCGCCTCCGAGGTGTCCACCACCAGTTCCACATCCAAGCCTCCGTCTGGTCGTAAAGGCCCCTCGCGGCTGGACATGCTGGCACAGCCCAGGAGGACGCGGCTGGGCTCCATCTCGGCCCGTAGTGACTCAGAGTGTACTGTGGGCCGGAGCAGCACCTCCTCCCCTCGCCTGTCTGCAGAGACCGCCCTGCGTCTGGGACTCCGCTCCTCCACCCCCACCGACAACAAAATGGCTCCTCGCATGAGGGCCAACAGTGTGTCCAAGCTGACCGAGGCCAAGTCCAGAATCAGCCCCTCCATCCACAGCACTCCCTCAG AGAGCCctcagcctgagcctgagccttcAGAGGAGGAGCTCATGG CCTCTAACAGGTGGAGACGGCTGCCCCCAGAGTACGGATCCACCTCAGAGGAGGAGTTTGGCTCCAACAGGAACTCTCCCAAACCTGGGCGCACTCTGCGCCCCCACTCGGTCCTGAGGGGTACCAGACTAGGGGGCTCCACCAGCAGCCTTAACTCTGGTCAGGTTGGCCCTGGAGGCATGGTCCTCAAACACCGCATgagagagcaggaggagtacATCAAGGACTGGACTGCTCACAGCGAGGAGATTGCCAG GTTATTTCCCTGTGTGCGTAGGATCAGTCAAGACCTGGCCAAGGACCTGGCCATCCTCGCCCGGGAGATCCACGACGTGGCCGGAGAGATCGACTCGGTCAGCTCCTCTGGAACGGCTCCCAGCACCACGGTTAGCACCGCCGCCACGACGCCCGGCTCCGCCATCGATACCCGCGAAGAG CTGGTTGACCGTGTGTTTGACGAGAGCCTCAACTTCAGGAAGATCCCTCCCATGGTGCAGAACAAGGCCCCTGAGATAAACGGACGCCCTGTGGAGCTCCGTCCCCGCGCCCCAGACAGCCTGGACTCCCACTCTGCCCTCCGCAGACGCACATGGAACAGGGATGAGGCGGTGGTGGACAGTCTGCTGCTCACATCTGTCTCTCAGCTGTCAGCTAAAATCAGGCAGTCTGTTGACAAAACAGCAGGAAAAATACG AATATTGTTCAAAGACAAGGACAGGAATTGGGATGAGATTGAGAGCAAACTCCGATCTGAGAGCGACATACCACTTCTAAAAACGTCTAACAAG CAGATCTCCTCTATCCTCGTGGAGCTGAAGAGAGTGGAGAAGCAGCTACAAG TGATAAATGTAATGGTGGATCCTGACGGCACCCTGGATGCCCTGAGCAGCCTTGGCCTGACTAGCCCCCTTACACCCAAGCCCACTCCTGGTTCTCAGGGGCCCCAGGAGGCCCTCCCAGGCCCCACAGCCTCAGCCAGGGGCAACACAGCCTCCTCAGCCCCCACTGaggggtcagggtctgggtcagccAGAGACCTGGGAGGCCTGCAATTCAACCGCATCCACCCCAGTGGAGAAGAGAGTGCCATCCCCCAGAAGTGA